The Archocentrus centrarchus isolate MPI-CPG fArcCen1 chromosome 12, fArcCen1, whole genome shotgun sequence genome includes a window with the following:
- the ndufa8 gene encoding NADH dehydrogenase [ubiquinone] 1 alpha subcomplex subunit 8: protein MPTKLEVPTVQELKVDEINVSSAVLKAAAHHYGSQCDKPNKEFMLCRWEEKDPRKCLEEGRKVNECALNFFRQIKGNCAESFTEYWTCLDYSNLAELRHCRKQQHAFDSCVLDKLGWERPDLGNLSKVTKVSTSRPLPENPYQSRPRPEPNLPTEGKLEPAKLGSRLFFWTW from the exons atGCCCACAAAGCTGGAAGTTCCCACCGTGCAGGAGCTGAAGGTGGACGAG ATAAATGTGTCCTCTGCAGTACTGAAGGCTGCTGCCCACCATTATGGCTCCCAGTGTGACAAACCCAACAAAGAGTTCATGCTCTGCCGCTGGGAGGAGAAGGACCCCCGGAAGTGTCTAGAGGAAGGGAGAAAAGTCAATGAGTGTGCACTCAACTTCTTCAG ACAAATCAAGGGGAACTGTGCCGAGTCCTTCACGGAGTACTGGACCTGTCTGGATTATTCAAACTTGGCAGAACTCCGGCACTGCCGTAAACAGCAGCACGCTTTCGACAGCTGCGTCCTTGACAAACTGGGGTGGGAGAGACCTGACTTGGGAAATCTGTCTAAG GTGACCAAAGTGTCGACCTCGCGGCCTCTGCCAGAGAATCCCTACCAATCTAGGCCTCGTCCAGAGCCCAACCTCCCCACTGAGGGCAAACTGGAGCCTGCCAAACTTGGCAGCAGGTTATTCTTCTGGACCTGGTGA